Proteins encoded by one window of Sorangium aterium:
- a CDS encoding PAS domain-containing hybrid sensor histidine kinase/response regulator, whose product MHETEAGLRAALEQLRMVTDRMAAAVTYCSRDLRYLWVSPEYAAWIARPVAEIVGQTIIEIVGAQAFEDLKPYFDRVLQGERVEYEEQVLFRGLGLRWIKAIYVPTHDARGTPDGWIAVVTDITRRKELEEMLRESDRRKDDFLAMLAHELRGPLAPIRNAVAIMRVLGLEDPKFVYARDIIARQVSHMARLVDDLLDVSRINRGKIALQRETLELADLVQEAVEATRPFIQTPGHTLSVTLPAEQLRIEADRVRILQVLVNLLTNAAKFTPPGGRIGIEVSRSETGEAVVRVTDTGVGIEEGMQPRVFEAFVQETSDLARSQGGLGVGLWLAKQLVNLHSGRIDVESAGRGLGAAFTVTLPALPKSARETQPASLREKAAGSPLRILVVEDNLDTAESLKMLLELHGHEVWMEHDGLAAIHAFGRLCPDIAFIDLGLPLLDGFEVARRARREQETAGCLLVALSGYGRDEDKAEARRAGFDLHLTKPADTEAIAELLAKRCAARGGGAT is encoded by the coding sequence ATGCATGAGACTGAGGCGGGCCTGCGGGCGGCTCTGGAGCAGCTCCGGATGGTGACGGACCGGATGGCCGCCGCGGTCACGTACTGCAGCCGCGACCTCCGCTACCTCTGGGTGAGCCCGGAGTACGCCGCGTGGATCGCGCGGCCCGTCGCGGAGATCGTGGGGCAGACGATCATCGAGATCGTCGGGGCACAGGCCTTCGAGGATCTCAAGCCGTACTTCGACCGTGTGCTCCAGGGAGAGCGCGTGGAGTATGAGGAGCAGGTCCTCTTCCGAGGCCTGGGCCTGCGCTGGATCAAGGCGATCTACGTCCCCACCCACGACGCACGCGGGACGCCGGACGGCTGGATCGCCGTGGTCACCGACATCACGCGCCGCAAGGAGCTCGAGGAGATGCTGCGGGAGTCCGACCGCCGCAAGGACGACTTCCTCGCGATGCTGGCGCACGAGCTCCGCGGCCCGCTCGCGCCGATCCGCAATGCGGTGGCCATCATGCGCGTCCTCGGCCTGGAGGATCCGAAGTTCGTGTACGCGCGCGACATCATCGCGCGGCAGGTCTCCCACATGGCGAGGCTCGTCGACGATCTGCTCGACGTCTCACGCATCAACCGCGGGAAAATCGCGCTTCAGCGGGAGACGCTGGAGCTGGCTGACCTGGTACAGGAGGCGGTCGAGGCCACCCGACCGTTTATCCAGACCCCTGGGCACACGCTCTCGGTCACCCTCCCGGCCGAGCAGCTCCGGATCGAGGCGGATCGGGTCCGCATCCTCCAGGTGCTCGTCAATCTGCTCACCAACGCGGCCAAGTTCACGCCGCCGGGCGGGCGCATCGGCATCGAGGTGAGCCGCTCGGAGACAGGTGAGGCCGTCGTCCGGGTGACGGACACCGGGGTGGGCATCGAGGAGGGGATGCAACCGCGGGTGTTCGAGGCGTTCGTGCAGGAGACATCCGATCTCGCGCGCTCCCAGGGCGGGCTGGGCGTTGGCCTCTGGCTGGCGAAGCAGCTCGTGAACCTGCACAGCGGGCGAATCGACGTCGAGAGCGCGGGACGGGGGCTGGGGGCGGCGTTCACGGTGACGCTGCCGGCGCTCCCCAAGAGCGCGCGCGAAACGCAGCCGGCCAGCCTGCGCGAGAAAGCCGCCGGCAGCCCATTGCGGATCCTCGTCGTCGAGGACAACCTGGACACGGCGGAGAGCCTCAAGATGCTCCTCGAGCTCCATGGCCACGAGGTGTGGATGGAGCACGATGGGCTCGCCGCGATCCATGCGTTCGGCCGTCTCTGCCCCGACATCGCCTTCATCGATCTCGGGCTGCCGCTCCTCGATGGGTTCGAGGTGGCGAGGAGGGCGCGCCGGGAGCAGGAGACGGCGGGCTGCCTGCTCGTGGCGCTCTCCGGCTACGGCCGCGACGAGGACAAGGCCGAGGCGCGGCGCGCCGGCTTCGATCTTCACTTGACCAAGCCGGCCGACACAGAGGCCATCGCCGAGCTGCTCGCCAAGCGCTGCGCGGCGCGCGGTGGGGGCGCAACCTAA